A single genomic interval of Malania oleifera isolate guangnan ecotype guangnan chromosome 13, ASM2987363v1, whole genome shotgun sequence harbors:
- the LOC131146763 gene encoding 14 kDa proline-rich protein DC2.15-like: MVRSKPPFSAAFFLSLHLLLSAALVPAHSCGTCTAGGGSFPYGPPGGQIPGSGSSGGGSGSPTATCPRDALKLGVCADLLNGLVGVVIGTPPTTPCCSLLAGLLDLEAAVCLCIAIRANILGINLNVRLSLSLIIDACGMSVPPGFVCA, encoded by the coding sequence ATGGTACGTTCCAAGCCTCCATTCTCAGCTGCCTTTTTCCTCTCCCTGCACCTTCTCCTCTCTGCAGCCCTAGTCCCTGCGCACTCCTGCGGCACTTGCACCGCCGGAGGTGGCAGTTTCCCCTACGGGCCACCGGGTGGCCAAATTCCCGGCTCGGGATCCTCTGGCGGCGGCAGTGGCTCCCCAACAGCAACTTGCCCACGAGACGCCCTGAAACTGGGAGTGTGCGCGGACTTGCTGAATGGGTTGGTGGGAGTTGTCATCGGCACTCCGCCCACCACTCCGTGCTGCAGCCTGCTTGCAGGCCTGCTCGACCTCGAGGCCGCGGTTTGCTTGTGCATTGCCATTAGAGCTAACATCTTGGGCATCAATCTCAATGTCCGTCTTTCCCTGAGTTTGATTATCGATGCTTGTGGGATGTCTGTTCCCCCTGGCTTCGTTTGTGCTTAA